Proteins co-encoded in one Ananas comosus cultivar F153 linkage group 15, ASM154086v1, whole genome shotgun sequence genomic window:
- the LOC109721685 gene encoding tryptophan synthase alpha chain-like → MALSSFSLSHAKYYTKSLPHLALKPTILAQSTGFDSKFHSRGISETFSELKKQGKAALIPYVTAGDPDLATTSKILQLLDRCGADVIELGVPFFDAPLDGPVIKYFSCNFYNKALSNGITLDAILSMLKEVVPHLSCPIVLFSYHTPVFEYGIESSLSAIKDAGIHGLLVPDLSFDDNARLKQAAAENEVQLVLLTTPVTPRRQMEAIVDASQGFVYLVSSVGVTGDRATVNPQVELLLKEIKGITANPVAVGFGISNPEHVKKVASWGADGVIVGSAIVRLIGEGKSSNEILKNVETFVSSLKAALP, encoded by the exons ATGGCTTTAAGCTCCTTCTCCCTTTCCCATGCAAAATACTACACCAAATCTCTTCCTCACTTGGCCTTAAAACCAACAATATTGGCTCAGAGCACAGGCTTTGATTCAAAGTTTCATTCGCGGGGTATTTCGGAGACTTTCTCCGAGCTTAAAAAGCAAGGAAAA gcTGCTTTGATACCTTATGTAACTGCTGGAGATCCGGATTTGGCCACGACTTCAAAAATTTTGCAGCTTCTCGATCGCTGTGGCGCCGATGTGATTGAATTGGGTGTCCCCTTCTTTGATGCCCCATTAGATGGTCCTGTGATCAAG TATTTTTCATGTAACTTTTACAATAAAGCTCTTTCGAATGGAATCACACTGGACGCAATTCTTTCCATGCTAAAGGAG GTGGTTCCTCATTTATCTTGTCCAATAGTGCTATTTTCATATCATACTCCTGTATTTGAATATGGCATTGAAAGTTCTCTTTCTGCCATAAAAGATGCTGGTATACATG GCCTTTTGGTCCCAGATCTTTCCTTTGATGACAATGCAAGGTTGAAACAAGCTGCCGCAGAAAATGAAGTCCAACTG GTACTACTTACTACACCTGTCACTCCGAGGCGTCAAATGGAAGCCATTGTTGATGCTTCCCAAGGTTTCGTGTATctt GTGAGCTCTGTCGGAGTAACGGGTGATCGCGCAACTGTAAATCCACAAGTAGAGCTTCTTCTAAAGGAAATAAAAGGG ATTACAGCAAATCCTGTTGCCGTTGGCTTTGGCATATCCAATCCGGAGCACGTCAAAAAG GTGGCAAGTTGGGGAGCTGATGGTGTAATCGTGGGCAGTGCCATCGTGCGCCTTATCGGTGAAGGCAAATCCTCTAATGAGATACTAAAGAATGTGGAGACCTTTGTAAGCTCCTTGAAGGCCGCATTACCTTAA
- the LOC109721003 gene encoding pentatricopeptide repeat-containing protein At1g08070, chloroplastic-like, which translates to MLSSPTLSKLLPWLTPSSLKQSTQLHALMVVSGSLLSPPATTHLFKSIVDSLQPPNLSYALQLFAQIPSPCTFLWNTVIRACSRNGAPRESIRLYDQMHRRGIAPDSYTFQFLFKSCGVSSSAFEGRMVHGLFVKLFPESDAYAVSSLIHMYMELGRVGDARRAFQRISRRDVVSWTTMISGMAKLGFLNDARKLFDETPVRNVVSWTSLIAGYAQADRAEEAIELFTKMLSDNVKADTVTVVVVLSACAQLKDLELGKWIHSFIQKEGIIINNNLVVALIDMYSKCGDVNCAQECFDSMGRKVLQAWNAMIDGYCKIGDIDRARSLFDQMGVCDVISFNSMITGYIHTGRLKDALLLFAKLRESGLRPDNFTIVGLLTACASLGALDQGKALHACIEEKLVQWDVYLGTALVDMYMKCGNTEQAMLVFQRMEERDVRTWGATIAGLALNGMGKLALEYFDLMKKEGIRPNSVAYLSVLTACSHSGLLKEGRSYFEEMRSLYKLEPEIEHYGCIIDLLGRSGHLKEAIGLIETMPVEPNAVIWASMLSACRVYKDMELAEKAAENLLKLEPNEDAVYVQLYNIYVDSRRWADASKIRKLMEERGVRKTAGYSSITVAGQVHKFVAGDQSHLQITEVQKMLNEIAKRLKLAGYLPIIQQISVDLDDEEKEQALFAHSEKMAIAYGLISLPPNLPIHVIKNLRVCEDCHSAIKLISKIWNREIVVRDRSRFHHFRDGRCSCNDFW; encoded by the coding sequence ATGCTCTCCTCTCCCACGCTCTCCAAGCTCCTCCCATGGCTAACCCCCTCCTCTCTCAAGCAATCCACACAACTGCACGCGCTAATGGTGGTCTCGggctctctcctctcccctcccGCAACAACCCATCTCTTCAAATCCATCGTCGACTCCCTACAACCACCCAATCTTTCCTACGCCCTACAATTATTCGCCCAAATCCCCTCCCCTTGCACCTTTCTATGGAACACCGTCATTCGCGCGTGCTCTCGCAATGGCGCTCCCAGAGAATCCATTCGCTTGTACGACCAAATGCATCGAAGAGGTATAGCCCCTGATTCGTATACGTTTCAATTCTTATTCAAATCGTGCGGTGTCTCTTCGTCGGCTTTTGAAGGGCGTATGGTGCACGGTTTGTTCGTTAAGCTGTTTCCGGAGTCCGATGCTTATGCGGTGAGCTCTTTGATCCACATGTATATGGAATTGGGGCGGGTTGGTGATGCGAGAAGAGCTTTTCAGAGGATTAGTAGAAGAGATGTGGTCTCGTGGACGACGATGATCAGTGGAATggccaaattggggtttttgaacGATGCCCGCAAGTTGTTCGATGAAACTCCAGTGAGAAATGTGGTTTCGTGGACCAGCTTGATTGCGGGCTATGCTCAGGCCGATAGGGCTGAAGAAGCTATTGAGCTTTTTACGAAGATGTTGTCTGATAATGTAAAAGCAGATACTGTTACAGTCGTCGTGGTGCTATCGGCGTGTGCTCAGTTGAAGGATTTAGAATTAGGAAAATGGATTCACTCTTTTATCCAAAAGGAAGGTATCATTATCAATAACAATCTTGTAGTCGCTCTTATCGACATGTACTCAAAATGTGGGGATGTCAACTGTGCTCAAGAATGCTTTGATTCAATGGGCCGCAAGGTTCTTCAGGCTTGGAATGCCATGATTGATGGATACTGCAAAATCGGTGACATAGATAGAGCTCGATCTCTCTTTGATCAAATGGGCGTTTGCGATGTCATCTCATTCAACTCGATGATCACTGGGTATATTCATACTGGTAGGCTTAAGGATGCGCTGCTCTTGTTCGCTAAGCTGCGCGAATCTGGTTTACGGCCTGATAATTTCACGATAGTAGGCTTGCTCACCGCTTGTGCAAGCTTGGGTGCATTAGATCAAGGCAAGGCTTTACATGCTTGCATTGAGGAGAAGTTAGTGCAGTGGGATGTTTATCTTGGCACCGCATTGGTAGACATGTATATGAAGTGCGGGAACACAGAACAAGCAATGCTTGTTTTTCAAAGGATGGAGGAAAGGGATGTGCGAACTTGGGGTGCGACCATTGCAGGCCTCGCACTGAATGGAATGGGAAAACTTGCATTGGAGTATTTTGATTTGATGAAGAAAGAGGGGATCAGACCCAATTCGGTTGCCTACCTTAGTGTTTTGACTGCGTGCAGCCATTCTGGCTTATTAAAGGAGGGTCGGTCGTATTTTGAAGAGATGAGATCTTTGTATAAATTGGAGCCTGAGATCGAGCATTATGGGTGTATAATAGACTTACTCGGTCGCAGTGGGCATTTGAAAGAGGCAATTGGTCTAATAGAAACCATGCCGGTAGAACCTAATGCGGTAATATGGGCCTCCATGTTAAGTGCCTGTAGAGTGTACAAGGATATGGAACTAGCTGAGAAGGCTGCAGAAAACCTCCTTAAGCTGGAGCCTAATGAAGATGCGGTATATGTACAgttgtataatatatatgtagattCGAGAAGGTGGGCTGATGCTTCTAAGATACGGAAATTAATGGAAGAGAGAGGTGTGAGAAAAACTGCAGGTTATAGTTCCATTACAGTGGCAGGCCAAGTACATAAATTTGTTGCTGGCGATCAATCACACCTACAAATTACCGAAGTTCAAAAGATGTTGAATGAGATTGCTAAGAGATTGAAGCTAGCGGGATACTTGCCGATAATTCAACAAATCTCAGTGGATTTAGATGACGAGGAAAAGGAGCAGGCATTGTTTGCTCACAGTGAGAAGATGGCTATTGCTTACGGGCTCATCAGCTTACCGCCTAATTTGCCTATTCACGTCATCAAGAACTTGAGGGTATGCGAAGATTGCCACTCCGCAATCAagttgatatccaaaatttggAACCGGGAGATTGTGGTCAGAGATCGGAGTCGGTTCCACCATTTTCGAGACGGGCGCTGTTCTTGTAATGATTTTTGGTAG